The proteins below are encoded in one region of Berryella intestinalis:
- a CDS encoding Rrf2 family transcriptional regulator, which yields MKLKASIDYGVRAMMYLAIKGGTCSSKEIAEHMDIPRDYLIQLGLKLRNAGLINARPGKNGGYTLAKEPSEVSIHQIVAAFEETYKDPRHPLTGKHVEDTIGGKVANANALISSSVDMFLGRITIQDLLDAGEQKEGKKEFFSRIQGE from the coding sequence ATGAAGCTCAAGGCTTCTATCGATTATGGCGTGCGCGCCATGATGTATCTTGCGATAAAGGGGGGCACCTGCTCTTCCAAAGAGATCGCCGAGCACATGGACATCCCGCGTGATTACCTTATTCAGCTTGGCCTGAAGCTGCGAAACGCCGGCCTCATCAACGCCCGTCCCGGAAAGAACGGCGGCTACACCTTGGCCAAGGAGCCGTCCGAGGTGTCGATCCACCAGATCGTCGCCGCGTTCGAAGAGACGTACAAAGACCCTCGCCACCCCTTGACGGGCAAGCATGTCGAGGACACCATCGGCGGCAAGGTGGCCAACGCCAATGCGCTCATCTCATCGAGCGTCGATATGTTCCTCGGTCGGATCACCATCCAGGACCTTCTGGACGCCGGCGAGCAGAAAGAGGGCAAGAAGGAGTTCTTCTCGCGCATTCAGGGCGAGTAG
- a CDS encoding metal ABC transporter permease — protein MIEMLQYTFMQHALVVGVVLGLVIPLVGVIIVLKRLSMIGDALSHTSLAGVAAGLIAGINPVLGAAFACLVGAFCIEGIRLKFREQSELAVAVVMATGIGFAGVLSGFVPNAASFSSFLFGSILTVSDLEVLAVLVVAASAAAFCLVLYRELFLMAFDERHARAAGVRNGAINALFVVIIALMVAVAARTVGSLIVSSMMVVPVACALQVARSWRQMYAVSALVGVSTTVAGIVVSYFFGLKPGGTIVLMAVALLLVILLAKAVLSRVRPVAGKDALPDRTA, from the coding sequence ATGATCGAGATGCTGCAGTACACCTTCATGCAGCATGCGCTTGTGGTCGGCGTCGTATTGGGCCTGGTCATTCCACTCGTCGGCGTCATCATCGTGCTGAAGCGGCTGTCCATGATCGGGGATGCGCTTTCCCATACGTCGCTTGCGGGCGTGGCGGCGGGGCTCATCGCGGGCATCAACCCCGTTCTGGGCGCTGCGTTCGCCTGCCTGGTCGGCGCGTTTTGCATCGAGGGGATCCGCCTGAAGTTCCGCGAGCAGTCCGAGCTGGCCGTCGCCGTGGTCATGGCCACGGGCATCGGTTTCGCGGGCGTGCTCTCGGGGTTCGTTCCCAATGCGGCCAGTTTCAGCAGCTTCCTGTTCGGCAGCATTCTCACCGTGAGCGATCTCGAAGTGCTCGCGGTTTTGGTGGTTGCCGCTTCTGCGGCGGCGTTTTGCCTGGTGCTGTACCGCGAGCTGTTTCTGATGGCCTTCGACGAGCGCCACGCGCGTGCGGCGGGGGTCCGCAACGGGGCGATAAACGCCCTGTTCGTGGTGATCATAGCGCTCATGGTGGCGGTTGCCGCCCGCACGGTGGGGTCGCTCATCGTCTCTTCCATGATGGTGGTTCCGGTGGCGTGCGCGCTTCAGGTCGCCCGTAGCTGGCGGCAGATGTACGCCGTTTCCGCCCTGGTGGGCGTGAGCACCACCGTTGCCGGCATCGTGGTCTCGTACTTCTTCGGACTGAAGCCCGGCGGAACCATCGTCTTGATGGCGGTGGCGCTGCTGCTGGTCATTCTGCTGGCGAAAGCCGTCCTTTCCCGCGTTCGCCCCGTTGCGGGAAAGGACGCGCTTCCCGACCGGACCGCCTGA
- a CDS encoding aminotransferase class IV translates to MENLAYYDGKVGTVDEVTIPFNDRSHFFGDGVYEATMGANGVPYLVEDHLDRFYSSARALGIVIPSGKDELKQLLFDLLAKVDGDTHFVYWQVTRGVAMRDHVYGSDMEGKLWVLIRPQALGSIRTPVNVTVTEDKRFEYGHVKTLNLLPAVLYSQMAHDRDACETILHRNGVVTECSHSNVSILKDGVFYSHPNDEHILRGIAKTHMIQACYRLGIPVIERAFTLDQLFDADEIMISSSSKFCLPVRSIDGQAVAGRDPENLNALQDELIREFRDYTGSNALD, encoded by the coding sequence GTGGAAAACCTCGCCTACTACGACGGCAAAGTCGGCACCGTTGACGAAGTGACCATCCCGTTCAACGATCGCTCGCACTTCTTCGGGGACGGCGTGTACGAGGCCACGATGGGGGCGAACGGCGTGCCCTACCTCGTGGAAGACCACCTCGATCGGTTCTACTCCAGTGCGCGGGCCCTCGGCATCGTCATCCCTTCGGGCAAAGACGAGCTCAAACAGCTGCTGTTCGACCTCCTGGCGAAAGTGGACGGAGATACCCATTTCGTATACTGGCAGGTCACGCGTGGGGTAGCTATGCGCGACCACGTGTACGGCTCCGATATGGAGGGCAAGCTGTGGGTGCTCATCCGCCCGCAGGCCCTCGGCAGCATCCGCACGCCCGTGAACGTGACCGTCACCGAGGACAAGCGCTTCGAATACGGCCACGTGAAGACGCTCAACCTTTTGCCGGCCGTCCTGTACAGCCAGATGGCGCACGACCGGGATGCCTGCGAGACCATCCTGCACCGCAACGGCGTGGTTACCGAATGCTCGCACTCCAACGTGTCGATCCTCAAAGACGGCGTGTTCTACTCGCATCCCAACGACGAGCACATCCTGCGCGGCATCGCCAAAACCCACATGATCCAGGCGTGCTATCGCCTGGGGATTCCCGTCATCGAGCGCGCCTTCACGCTCGATCAGCTCTTCGATGCCGACGAGATCATGATCAGCTCCTCGTCGAAGTTCTGCCTTCCCGTGCGCTCCATCGACGGACAGGCGGTGGCGGGACGCGACCCCGAGAACCTGAATGCGCTGCAAGACGAGCTGATCCGCGAATTCCGGGACTACACCGGATCGAACGCGCTTGACTAG
- a CDS encoding citrate synthase: MDQRRAFELYDRFNEVNGIDLESFSHLDIKRGLRNADGTGVLAGVTNISNVHGYLVSDGSRVPDEGSLRYRGFDIYDLLGGADGDDDDRRFRFEEISYLLLLGDLPTQEQLDAYRAVLDEQRELPDGFTASMIMRNTPPDIMNVMSRSVLLLYAYDDRAEDRSPVHEIATAVSLISRLPRIMVLTYYAQQARYHNGSMIMHRFVPGQSTAETVLSMLRPDRSFTADEARMLDIMMSLHAEHGGGNNSTFTTRVLTSADTDAYSAYSAAMGSLKGRRHGGANHQVRAMQAEIKQNVAHWDNEGEVADYLRKIVNRDAYDRTGLVYGMGHAVYTKSDPRAVVCKRFAEQLAKGTEFEAELELLKSIELLTPEVMRTERNSKKAMCANVDMYSGFVYSMMGIPEELYTPLFACARMAGWAAHRFEEIVSGKRIIRPAYKSTYSAKRPYLPIDQR, from the coding sequence ATGGACCAGCGGCGCGCATTCGAGCTTTACGATCGTTTCAACGAGGTCAACGGCATCGACCTCGAATCTTTCTCGCATCTCGATATCAAGCGCGGCCTGCGCAACGCCGACGGGACCGGGGTGCTGGCCGGCGTGACGAACATCTCGAACGTCCACGGCTACCTGGTCTCGGACGGTTCGCGCGTTCCCGACGAAGGGTCGCTGCGCTATCGCGGCTTCGACATCTACGATCTTCTCGGCGGAGCGGATGGGGACGACGATGACCGTCGCTTCCGCTTCGAAGAGATCTCCTATCTGCTCCTTTTGGGCGACCTGCCCACGCAAGAGCAGCTCGATGCGTATCGGGCGGTGCTCGACGAGCAGCGCGAGCTTCCCGACGGCTTCACCGCCTCGATGATCATGCGCAACACCCCGCCCGATATCATGAACGTGATGTCGCGGTCGGTGCTGCTGCTGTACGCCTACGACGACCGGGCCGAAGACCGCTCGCCCGTGCACGAGATCGCAACGGCGGTTTCGCTCATCTCCCGGCTCCCGCGCATCATGGTGCTCACCTACTATGCCCAGCAGGCGCGCTACCACAACGGGTCGATGATCATGCATCGGTTCGTCCCCGGCCAGTCCACGGCCGAGACGGTGCTTTCGATGCTGCGCCCCGACCGTTCGTTCACCGCCGACGAGGCGCGCATGCTCGACATCATGATGAGCCTGCACGCCGAGCACGGGGGAGGCAACAACTCCACGTTCACCACGCGCGTGCTGACGTCGGCCGACACCGATGCGTACTCCGCCTACAGCGCGGCGATGGGCTCTTTGAAGGGCCGCCGCCACGGCGGGGCCAACCATCAGGTGCGTGCCATGCAGGCCGAGATCAAGCAGAACGTCGCCCATTGGGATAACGAGGGCGAAGTGGCCGATTATCTGCGCAAGATCGTGAACCGCGACGCCTACGACCGCACGGGGCTGGTGTACGGCATGGGGCACGCGGTGTACACCAAGTCGGATCCGCGCGCGGTGGTGTGCAAGCGCTTCGCCGAGCAGCTGGCGAAGGGTACCGAGTTCGAGGCCGAGCTCGAGCTTCTCAAGTCCATCGAGCTCCTGACGCCCGAAGTGATGCGCACCGAGCGCAACTCCAAGAAGGCGATGTGCGCGAACGTCGATATGTACTCCGGATTCGTGTACTCGATGATGGGAATCCCCGAAGAGCTGTACACGCCGCTGTTCGCCTGCGCGCGCATGGCGGGCTGGGCCGCCCATCGGTTCGAGGAGATCGTGTCGGGCAAGCGCATCATACGTCCGGCGTACAAGTCCACCTACTCGGCGAAGCGCCCCTATCTTCCCATCGACCAGCGATAA
- a CDS encoding 5-formyltetrahydrofolate cyclo-ligase, with translation MKNDIDMEKTPPPSDKAALRRTLIARRDRIGEADRLERSASMCERLSAHLAEKLSGSGSETDRRPPSVALYAAMGSEPTLDRFVLEAARRGWNCFFPVMVKEAPTPQGSPRIRMRFVQLTAESYRRRDLPFLAQPAKSVAEDELAGLGLRTAQAEDFDAVVVPLVGFDEKNNRLGYGGGNYDRFLVETRPESVVVGFAFAEQRWCGLPVEAHDIPLPDIIVG, from the coding sequence ATGAAAAACGACATCGATATGGAAAAAACACCGCCCCCCTCCGACAAAGCCGCCCTTCGCCGCACGCTGATAGCCCGACGCGACCGCATCGGCGAGGCGGACCGACTCGAACGCAGCGCCTCGATGTGCGAACGGCTTTCCGCTCACCTGGCGGAAAAGCTGAGCGGATCCGGCTCCGAAACAGATCGCCGCCCGCCCTCGGTGGCTCTGTACGCAGCGATGGGAAGCGAGCCGACGCTCGATCGCTTCGTGCTCGAAGCGGCGCGTCGCGGTTGGAACTGCTTCTTCCCCGTTATGGTGAAAGAAGCCCCGACCCCGCAGGGAAGCCCCCGCATCCGCATGAGGTTCGTCCAGCTGACAGCAGAATCGTATCGACGGCGGGATCTGCCCTTCCTCGCCCAGCCGGCGAAGTCCGTCGCGGAGGACGAGTTGGCGGGATTGGGGCTGCGCACGGCGCAGGCAGAGGACTTCGATGCGGTAGTGGTGCCCTTAGTCGGATTCGACGAGAAGAACAACCGCCTGGGATACGGCGGCGGAAACTACGATCGCTTCCTCGTCGAAACGCGCCCGGAATCCGTCGTCGTCGGATTCGCATTCGCCGAGCAACGGTGGTGCGGCCTTCCCGTCGAAGCCCACGATATTCCGCTACCCGACATCATCGTCGGGTAG
- a CDS encoding Cna B-type domain-containing protein, which yields MLAVGSWSAYAEETATTAPAGGNVLLEQASERAGLLSEVYLNTASGSDASGGEAAASAVKTFQRALELVSDGGSIYVDGTILVSQDLSVAKTVAVKASGSQSVVFDLRAKLSMEAGKKLSVEVTGDKTLARTAFSMQGGSLGDGSYRIDLTGSPVKTSLAFDKAAVIEGTSKDALKVEIVDALLTSVTGSVTVRNAAVVQTENAAFGSQQVGTLNLYGADYRFVSPSSKNYNRLRIANALDMRDSSLSIDAVSIPNRYGLILGDKGASKYRIENSSVSISPYGSILADSGGFVASNSTFAVDGIHHPKAKPFPAYFPATLEGRLVDFSADSPVRVSLSDTAGNSYDYGFPAGHGDEVVKVIPLPAVTLTFVNEESGEEKAFTLVKGNSLEALSGKVKADGVLIDKSSLSDMTTVPADKELKLLIDGDEGKPYSYGMAIDQDTKVVVKTVDKANISGVRYFLNETASDNRYAFVENGSDVAHPLSKDAVQARENWFDIRAKKFKGWSLDREGTQMVDASFAASETGIRELYAQWEDRKAFTVVYYRQTPWYTDSATEPHMNIEKVETTVYEGEHLAGVLADPSVELSLSESARQAALKDGKFFYPVVSDPTSDPKDGFYTVPPNGYYGRWHWYKDTSLWDYLLPSGASGKMRTIGWNTQPDGFAQGGTGHFFRGGHELTADDAQYLSEDGKLHLYNQWVDLGWLAKTAADNIADPDKTRPNITLAGEGTDPGDYETAAGALVIDHSQVLDYKAHLDYEPIRKDLVTLWGRINEVTEWSGVMNAYFDSRLEFDQDVPVLFESTWLRPDETKLAEYGVTVKQVEGNPYQWVFTVGKDKITAETVQRTGTDGAYDSSGMTYYKASIPVTMIPKYDPAGGNDFQSLSFEDFMKPMTLTVQDDYGRGINGIVTKESANRIALSDKPVIIVGGDIQMNINGFERYGMTLLKYQLKSNAFDEHAKLYPSGAVRARYELVDFGDYSNKLADLKNPGTDELVDTFEGRAKNENIQGEDPNNYADPYSVGVPSYEKEGYELVGIKVQTQQVDDGGNLAVDDQGNPIVSEQAFSVKDGNLADGKALLAGSFAHDKRITFVMQYAKKSDVTVSIPVEKVWEGSAGGAVEGDSSELPGSVEVKLLADGQQTASLTLSPSADAQKSWKGAFRDVPKYGPDLKEIAYTVAEAGIGADGTVELDGARYAVTVSGDASKGFAITNRAVPTDPNPVDPPSPIDPPVPPTPVEPPVPGDPDPSDKTVVAPSVKAVLPVTGDGSGAYAVGAAAAAIASALALFAGARSKRRR from the coding sequence ATGCTTGCGGTCGGTTCGTGGTCGGCTTATGCCGAGGAGACGGCGACTACGGCGCCGGCTGGTGGAAACGTCCTGCTCGAACAGGCGTCCGAGCGTGCGGGGCTGCTGTCCGAGGTGTACCTCAACACTGCGTCGGGAAGCGACGCCAGCGGCGGCGAAGCGGCCGCTTCCGCGGTCAAAACGTTTCAGCGGGCTCTCGAGCTGGTGTCGGATGGCGGCTCCATCTACGTTGATGGCACGATTCTCGTCAGCCAGGACCTCTCGGTGGCGAAAACCGTCGCGGTCAAAGCGTCCGGCAGCCAGTCCGTCGTGTTCGATCTGAGGGCGAAGCTTTCCATGGAGGCGGGCAAGAAGCTGTCCGTCGAGGTTACCGGGGACAAGACCCTGGCGCGCACGGCGTTTTCGATGCAGGGCGGCTCTCTGGGCGATGGGTCGTACCGGATCGACCTCACCGGATCCCCCGTCAAGACGTCCCTCGCTTTCGATAAGGCTGCGGTCATCGAGGGCACTTCGAAGGACGCTCTGAAGGTCGAGATCGTCGACGCCCTCCTCACCAGCGTCACGGGAAGCGTGACGGTGCGCAACGCCGCGGTCGTTCAGACGGAGAACGCTGCGTTCGGCAGCCAGCAGGTGGGCACCCTGAACCTGTACGGCGCCGATTACCGCTTCGTTTCCCCCAGCTCCAAAAACTACAATCGCCTGCGCATCGCAAATGCGCTGGATATGCGCGATTCTTCCCTTTCGATCGATGCTGTCAGCATTCCGAATCGCTACGGCCTCATCCTGGGCGACAAGGGCGCGTCGAAGTACCGCATCGAGAATTCGTCGGTGTCCATCTCCCCGTACGGCAGCATCCTCGCCGATAGCGGCGGGTTCGTGGCTTCGAACAGCACGTTTGCCGTCGATGGCATCCATCATCCGAAAGCCAAGCCGTTCCCTGCGTACTTCCCCGCGACCCTCGAGGGGCGCCTGGTCGATTTCAGCGCGGATTCGCCGGTTCGGGTGAGCCTGAGCGACACCGCGGGCAACTCTTACGATTACGGTTTCCCGGCCGGTCATGGCGACGAGGTCGTCAAGGTCATCCCCCTTCCCGCCGTAACGCTGACCTTCGTGAACGAGGAAAGCGGCGAGGAAAAGGCGTTCACGCTGGTCAAGGGAAACAGCCTCGAAGCCCTCAGTGGCAAGGTGAAGGCCGACGGAGTGCTTATCGACAAGTCGTCGCTGTCCGATATGACGACGGTTCCCGCGGACAAGGAGCTCAAGCTTCTGATCGACGGCGACGAAGGCAAGCCCTATTCGTACGGCATGGCGATCGACCAGGATACGAAGGTGGTCGTGAAGACCGTCGACAAGGCGAACATAAGCGGGGTGCGCTACTTCCTGAATGAGACCGCCTCGGATAACCGCTACGCGTTCGTCGAAAACGGGTCCGATGTTGCGCATCCTTTGTCGAAGGACGCCGTGCAGGCGCGCGAGAACTGGTTCGACATTCGCGCCAAGAAGTTCAAGGGCTGGTCGCTCGATCGCGAGGGAACCCAGATGGTGGACGCGTCGTTTGCTGCGTCCGAGACGGGCATACGCGAGCTTTACGCCCAATGGGAAGACCGCAAGGCCTTCACGGTGGTGTACTACCGGCAGACTCCCTGGTATACCGACAGCGCGACCGAGCCTCATATGAATATCGAAAAGGTTGAGACCACGGTGTACGAAGGCGAGCATCTCGCCGGGGTCTTGGCCGATCCGAGCGTCGAGCTTTCCCTGTCGGAAAGCGCGCGGCAGGCAGCGCTCAAGGACGGCAAGTTCTTCTATCCGGTGGTGAGCGACCCTACGTCCGACCCCAAAGACGGCTTCTACACCGTTCCCCCGAACGGCTACTACGGCCGTTGGCACTGGTACAAGGACACCTCGCTTTGGGACTACCTGCTCCCCAGCGGGGCGTCGGGCAAGATGCGCACGATCGGCTGGAACACGCAGCCCGACGGGTTCGCGCAGGGAGGCACGGGGCACTTCTTCCGCGGAGGCCACGAGCTTACGGCCGACGATGCGCAGTACCTGTCCGAAGACGGCAAGCTGCATCTGTACAACCAGTGGGTCGATCTGGGATGGCTGGCGAAGACCGCCGCCGACAACATCGCCGATCCCGACAAGACCCGCCCCAACATCACGCTCGCGGGCGAGGGGACGGATCCGGGCGATTACGAGACGGCTGCGGGTGCGCTGGTCATCGACCATTCGCAGGTGCTCGACTACAAGGCGCACCTGGACTACGAACCCATCAGGAAAGACCTCGTCACCCTGTGGGGCCGCATCAACGAGGTGACGGAATGGTCCGGCGTTATGAACGCGTACTTCGATTCGCGCCTGGAATTCGACCAGGACGTGCCGGTTCTGTTCGAGAGCACCTGGCTGCGCCCCGATGAGACGAAGCTCGCGGAGTACGGCGTGACGGTCAAGCAGGTGGAGGGCAACCCCTACCAATGGGTGTTCACCGTCGGCAAGGACAAGATCACGGCCGAAACGGTTCAGCGTACGGGCACCGACGGCGCCTACGACTCGTCGGGAATGACCTACTACAAGGCGTCGATTCCCGTGACCATGATTCCCAAGTACGATCCGGCGGGCGGAAACGACTTCCAGAGCCTCAGTTTCGAGGACTTCATGAAGCCCATGACCCTCACCGTTCAGGACGATTACGGCAGGGGCATCAACGGCATCGTCACCAAGGAGTCCGCGAACCGCATCGCGCTCAGCGATAAGCCCGTCATCATCGTCGGCGGGGACATCCAGATGAACATCAACGGGTTCGAGCGGTACGGGATGACGCTGCTCAAGTACCAGCTGAAATCGAATGCGTTCGACGAGCATGCGAAGCTCTACCCGTCGGGTGCGGTGAGGGCCCGTTACGAGCTGGTCGATTTCGGGGACTACTCGAACAAGCTGGCAGACCTGAAGAACCCGGGCACCGACGAGCTGGTCGATACGTTCGAGGGCCGCGCGAAAAACGAGAACATTCAGGGCGAGGATCCGAACAACTACGCCGATCCCTACAGCGTGGGCGTGCCTTCGTACGAAAAGGAAGGCTACGAGCTGGTGGGTATCAAGGTCCAGACGCAGCAGGTGGACGATGGCGGGAACCTCGCGGTTGACGATCAGGGCAACCCGATCGTTTCCGAGCAGGCGTTCTCTGTCAAAGACGGCAACCTCGCCGACGGAAAGGCGCTTCTCGCCGGCAGCTTCGCCCACGACAAGCGCATCACGTTCGTGATGCAGTACGCCAAGAAGTCCGACGTCACCGTATCCATCCCGGTGGAGAAGGTTTGGGAGGGCTCTGCGGGAGGGGCCGTCGAGGGCGACTCTTCCGAACTTCCCGGAAGCGTCGAGGTGAAGCTGCTTGCCGACGGCCAGCAGACGGCGTCCCTGACGCTTTCTCCGTCTGCCGATGCGCAGAAGAGCTGGAAGGGGGCGTTCCGGGACGTGCCGAAGTACGGCCCCGACCTGAAGGAGATCGCGTACACGGTTGCCGAGGCCGGCATCGGCGCCGATGGTACCGTCGAGCTGGACGGCGCGCGGTATGCGGTGACGGTTTCGGGCGATGCCTCCAAGGGCTTTGCGATAACCAACAGGGCGGTTCCGACCGATCCGAACCCCGTCGATCCGCCGAGCCCCATCGATCCCCCCGTTCCGCCGACCCCGGTGGAGCCGCCGGTTCCGGGCGACCCCGACCCGTCCGATAAGACGGTCGTCGCCCCCTCCGTCAAGGCGGTGCTTCCCGTCACGGGGGACGGCTCTGGCGCTTACGCCGTCGGAGCTGCGGCGGCCGCAATCGCTTCGGCGCTGGCGCTGTTTGCCGGCGCGCGCTCGAAGAGGCGTCGCTAA
- a CDS encoding nucleoside deaminase, with protein sequence MTDEDYMRLAIEEARKAAEYGEVPIGAVVVYAPIDKGTRRALAEPRVIARARNCRETDRDPSGHAEFKALLAAARELDAWRLSGCTVYVTLEPCIMCAGLMHQARIDRCVFGAADPKAGALGSLYRVNADERLNHNFEVASGVLGEECAELLTGFFAERRGKRGRQRD encoded by the coding sequence ATGACTGATGAAGACTATATGCGCCTTGCGATCGAGGAGGCTCGGAAAGCGGCCGAATACGGCGAGGTTCCCATCGGCGCCGTGGTGGTCTACGCCCCCATCGACAAGGGGACGCGGCGTGCGTTGGCCGAGCCCCGGGTGATCGCCCGCGCGCGCAACTGCCGGGAAACCGATCGGGATCCGTCGGGCCACGCCGAGTTCAAGGCCCTGCTTGCGGCTGCGCGCGAGCTTGACGCGTGGAGGCTTTCGGGCTGCACGGTGTACGTCACGCTCGAGCCGTGCATCATGTGCGCGGGCCTCATGCACCAGGCCCGCATCGATCGCTGCGTGTTCGGAGCCGCCGATCCGAAGGCCGGTGCCCTGGGGTCGCTTTACCGGGTGAATGCCGACGAGCGGCTCAACCATAATTTCGAGGTGGCTTCCGGCGTGTTGGGAGAAGAGTGCGCCGAGCTGCTTACCGGGTTTTTCGCCGAACGACGGGGGAAGCGGGGGAGGCAACGTGATTAA
- a CDS encoding alanine/glycine:cation symporter family protein: MEAALLPVVQTINSYLSNYILVFLLVGAGLFFTIRTGGIQFRRFGEGVSRMFSGFSLRGGKQEGGISSFQALATAVAAQVGTGNIVGACGAIIVGGPGAIFWMWLIAILGMATNYAEAVLAQKTRVVDADGSVHGGPAYYITTAFTGKFGRFLAGFFAIAIILALGFMGCMVQSNSIAETMNNAFNIPTWVVGLVVVILAGFVFLGGIQRLASVTEKIVPIMAIVYIVCGIIVLIANWQNVGPAFALIFQSAFNPAAEVGGMTFGLIAALSQGAKRGLFSNEAGMGSTPHAHAMAKVSEPHEQGVIAMVGVFIDTIVVVSITALVVISTMFVGDGAFAQDYAAAVAGGLSKTNLAQAAFGTLLGAQGGSIFVAICLFMFAFSTILGWNLFAKLNVQYLFPKAGKKAVNVFSVIALVFIFLGSLASNELVWELADLFNQLMVLPNVIALVAMSGVVAAIAKEHKGTRKND, translated from the coding sequence TTGGAAGCGGCGCTTCTCCCGGTCGTTCAAACGATCAATTCGTACCTATCGAACTATATCCTGGTGTTTCTGCTGGTAGGTGCCGGCCTGTTCTTCACCATCCGCACAGGCGGCATCCAGTTCCGCCGCTTCGGCGAGGGCGTATCCCGCATGTTCAGCGGATTCTCGCTGCGCGGGGGCAAGCAGGAAGGCGGCATCAGCTCGTTCCAGGCGCTTGCCACAGCCGTCGCCGCCCAGGTGGGAACCGGAAACATCGTGGGTGCCTGCGGCGCCATCATCGTGGGCGGCCCGGGCGCCATCTTCTGGATGTGGCTCATCGCCATCCTGGGCATGGCCACCAACTACGCCGAAGCGGTCCTTGCGCAGAAGACCCGCGTGGTCGATGCCGACGGGTCGGTTCACGGCGGTCCCGCGTACTACATCACCACCGCCTTCACGGGCAAGTTCGGACGGTTCCTGGCCGGGTTCTTCGCCATCGCCATCATCCTGGCGCTGGGCTTCATGGGCTGCATGGTTCAGTCGAACTCCATCGCTGAAACCATGAACAACGCCTTCAACATCCCCACCTGGGTGGTCGGCCTGGTCGTGGTGATTCTGGCCGGGTTCGTGTTCCTGGGCGGCATCCAGCGCCTCGCCTCGGTGACCGAGAAGATCGTGCCCATCATGGCCATCGTCTACATCGTGTGCGGCATCATCGTCCTCATCGCCAACTGGCAAAACGTCGGACCGGCGTTCGCTTTGATCTTCCAGTCCGCCTTCAATCCCGCCGCCGAGGTGGGCGGCATGACCTTCGGCCTGATCGCCGCCCTGTCCCAGGGCGCCAAGCGCGGCCTGTTCTCGAACGAGGCCGGCATGGGCTCGACCCCGCACGCCCATGCGATGGCGAAGGTGTCCGAACCCCACGAGCAGGGTGTCATCGCCATGGTCGGCGTGTTCATCGACACGATCGTGGTCGTCTCCATCACCGCCCTGGTCGTTATCTCCACCATGTTCGTCGGTGACGGCGCGTTCGCGCAGGATTACGCCGCAGCCGTCGCGGGAGGCCTGAGCAAGACCAACCTCGCCCAGGCCGCGTTCGGCACGCTGCTGGGAGCGCAAGGAGGCAGCATCTTCGTCGCCATCTGCCTGTTCATGTTCGCCTTCTCCACCATCCTCGGCTGGAACCTGTTCGCCAAGCTGAACGTGCAGTACCTGTTCCCCAAGGCCGGCAAGAAGGCCGTGAACGTGTTCTCGGTTATCGCGCTGGTGTTCATCTTCCTGGGGTCGCTTGCCTCCAACGAGCTGGTCTGGGAGCTTGCCGACCTGTTCAACCAGCTGATGGTCCTGCCCAACGTGATCGCCCTCGTCGCGATGTCGGGAGTTGTCGCAGCCATCGCCAAGGAGCACAAGGGCACGCGCAAAAACGACTAG